A window from Opitutia bacterium ISCC 52 encodes these proteins:
- a CDS encoding PEGA domain-containing protein — MDALCTGSPLGSLKTATVPDVLEGEYDIQFTRATWEDYSEPVVVRHAEVSRVDMIYPEGWVMITSNPDQASVFEKGTFMGKTPLRLKGLKEGTKHYTLRMEGYEDLEVATEVVAQSEKKLEGELLSWDREVNYSQLDIPPTQTKRGLSNTQRLIGKNAHRFLVDFVINKEGVPEQIEVLETTNLRAHDRLLKDISKWVFEPGMRKDHAVKTRVRLPIILGEVSKLPPTVELARVDNEDE; from the coding sequence GTGGACGCCCTATGTACTGGTAGCCCTTTAGGAAGCTTAAAAACAGCAACAGTCCCAGATGTTTTGGAAGGTGAATATGACATTCAATTCACTCGGGCAACTTGGGAAGACTATTCAGAACCTGTAGTAGTTCGACATGCGGAAGTTTCACGTGTTGATATGATATACCCAGAAGGCTGGGTTATGATTACTTCTAATCCAGACCAAGCGTCTGTCTTTGAAAAAGGAACTTTCATGGGCAAAACACCTTTACGCTTAAAAGGCTTAAAGGAAGGCACCAAACACTACACACTTCGAATGGAAGGCTACGAAGACTTGGAAGTAGCCACCGAAGTTGTCGCTCAATCTGAGAAAAAGCTGGAAGGTGAACTTCTAAGCTGGGATCGAGAAGTAAACTACAGCCAACTCGACATTCCTCCAACCCAAACCAAACGAGGATTGAGTAATACGCAGCGTCTGATTGGCAAGAATGCACATCGCTTCTTGGTGGATTTCGTAATCAATAAGGAAGGCGTTCCTGAACAAATTGAAGTTCTCGAAACGACTAACCTCCGAGCCCACGATCGCCTTTTAAAAGATATTTCCAAATGGGTTTTTGAACCCGGTATGCGAAAAGACCATGCGGTTAAAACTCGGGTTCGTCTCCCCATCATTCTGGGCGAAGTGAGCAAACTTCCTCCCACAGTTGAGCTCGCACGCGTCGACAATGAAGATGAATAA
- a CDS encoding SDR family NAD(P)-dependent oxidoreductase, protein MSDRNIALVTGGNRGIGLQVVKELLHADFEVVLSCRKVEQGREATRAWGSLLEHLNFLELDVSDSNRVVQAAEQFGKLFERLDVLVNNAGILLDASESILSVSQEVIEQTIDTNSLGPLRVTKSFLPYLRKSQDARVINVSSLAGQLSSMGSWAPAYSMSKTTLNAVTCLLSNELSSEGITVNSVSPGWIKTEMGGADATGTLEEGADTILWLATEASPDLTGQFLRDRESTEW, encoded by the coding sequence ATGAGTGATCGCAACATTGCTTTGGTAACGGGTGGCAATCGAGGTATTGGACTCCAGGTTGTGAAGGAACTGCTACATGCCGATTTCGAGGTAGTTTTAAGCTGCCGGAAAGTAGAACAGGGAAGGGAGGCTACTAGAGCATGGGGTTCTCTTTTGGAGCATCTCAACTTTTTGGAGCTCGATGTATCAGATAGTAACCGGGTTGTTCAAGCTGCGGAGCAGTTTGGTAAGCTTTTTGAGCGTCTTGATGTCTTGGTCAATAATGCCGGTATTCTGCTCGATGCTTCAGAATCCATTTTATCCGTTTCTCAGGAAGTGATTGAGCAAACGATCGATACAAATTCTCTGGGGCCTTTGAGAGTAACTAAGTCGTTCCTTCCGTACCTGAGGAAGAGCCAGGACGCTCGAGTAATAAATGTATCCAGCTTGGCGGGACAATTATCGAGTATGGGAAGTTGGGCACCGGCATACAGCATGTCTAAAACGACGCTCAATGCTGTCACTTGTTTGCTTTCGAATGAACTCTCATCTGAAGGAATTACGGTTAATTCAGTCAGCCCAGGTTGGATCAAGACGGAGATGGGAGGGGCGGATGCAACTGGAACTCTGGAAGAGGGGGCCGATACCATTCTTTGGTTGGCTACGGAAGCATCCCCGGATCTAACAGGACAGTTTCTTCGTGATCGCGAATCAACCGAATGGTAA
- a CDS encoding efflux RND transporter permease subunit: MIAWFTRNGVAANLTMLLMVVGGGISLFFMKKELFPQFSLDTVVIRVPYLGASPAEVEEGVVIRIEEALQGLEGIKELQSNSVENFGSVSVLVEKGYDIRKLKEDIKTRVDAITTFPNETERPIIEEFLIQKDTIWIGIYGDTDEHTLKRLAKRVRDDLVQLDGVSQVFVRGMRDYEMSIEVSEQQLREYGLTFDHVMQVVRGNSLDLPAGQIKSSGGEILLRTKEQAYRGSEFEELVLISRPDGTDIRLGDVAEIVDGFEDVSVSTDFNGRPAALVLVREVGNENPIHISEQVQKYVEESRETWLPEGISMEGWGDSSFYLEDRLSLLLENGAIGFVLVLLSLSLFLRPSLAFFVSAGIPVSFLATFLVGPTFGLTINLISLFAFILVLGIVVDDAIVVGESVFSEFQQSGPGVQSAIRGTHRVSTPVTFAVLTTIVAFTPVLFLPGLMGKFFASIPLVVIPTLLFSLVQSKLVLPYHLSLCHVGDRQHRDQLNFFSRFQRNFSDGLERFIKNVYDPLVEKVLVYRYATLGGFIAILIVSIGIVAGGWIRFVQFPNVPSDFILVQLMMPEGTSSEETARAIRRIDDSLNEVSRDALGRGEIDPVLHKSVSIGYFTMTGGPNPESTSVGSNIGSVIVELAKSEVRDSDAFQVVDAWRDKVGQIPGARLLTFQASASGPVGLPINIRLTGSDLDQMKEASMAIQEHLRQYAGLKDIRDTNGEGKPELKIRLKDNARTLGLNSADLGRQVRQAFYGGEAQRIQRDQDDVRVMVRYPKSERGSIGNLENMYVRTPTGTSVPISEVADIDFGIGYSSVTRIDRKRVINVQADADKEIANPTDINRALYPVHPIQKRFMQLAGMEIEPSILDEILADYPGVEALKDGEAKDFEELIPVLVGGMIFVVIIIYTLLAIPFKSYVQPILVISAIPFGVAGAIFGHLLNFQNLGTFQDLNMLSMLGIIALSGVVVNDSLVLVDYINKLREKGVPLIKAVHLGGIARFRPIILTSLTTFVGLVPILLERSLQAQFLIPMATSLSFGVLFATFITLLLVPALYLILEDLKRFFRKFFGWVFGIYAPKLTTTTSESDRPDRSYE, from the coding sequence ATGATCGCCTGGTTTACACGCAACGGCGTTGCTGCCAATTTAACAATGCTCCTGATGGTAGTCGGGGGAGGTATTTCTCTCTTCTTTATGAAGAAGGAGCTATTCCCTCAGTTTTCATTAGATACGGTTGTGATTCGTGTTCCCTATCTGGGTGCTTCTCCTGCGGAAGTGGAAGAAGGAGTGGTTATCCGCATTGAAGAGGCACTTCAGGGGTTGGAGGGAATTAAAGAGCTGCAGTCCAATAGCGTAGAGAATTTTGGATCTGTGTCGGTCTTGGTTGAGAAAGGGTACGATATTCGTAAGCTCAAAGAGGATATTAAGACTCGCGTAGATGCCATCACCACCTTTCCGAATGAAACGGAACGGCCCATCATAGAAGAGTTTCTGATTCAGAAGGACACCATTTGGATCGGTATTTATGGGGACACTGATGAGCATACGCTTAAACGATTGGCTAAGCGAGTACGCGACGATTTGGTACAGCTCGATGGCGTGAGTCAGGTTTTTGTCCGTGGCATGCGTGATTATGAGATGTCCATAGAGGTATCCGAGCAGCAATTACGAGAGTATGGTCTGACATTTGACCACGTGATGCAGGTGGTTCGAGGGAACTCATTGGACCTGCCAGCCGGTCAGATTAAATCGAGCGGCGGTGAAATTTTACTTCGAACGAAGGAGCAGGCTTATCGGGGAAGTGAGTTTGAAGAGCTTGTCCTAATCAGTAGACCGGATGGTACCGATATACGGCTAGGAGATGTGGCTGAGATTGTGGATGGATTCGAAGACGTTAGTGTATCCACAGATTTTAATGGAAGGCCTGCGGCCCTGGTTCTTGTTAGGGAAGTTGGAAATGAAAACCCAATTCATATAAGTGAACAGGTTCAAAAGTATGTCGAAGAATCACGAGAGACTTGGCTGCCGGAGGGGATCAGCATGGAAGGGTGGGGAGACTCGTCTTTTTATTTAGAGGATCGCTTAAGCCTGCTTCTTGAGAACGGAGCGATTGGTTTCGTTCTGGTGTTACTTTCTCTTTCCCTATTTTTGCGTCCGTCTTTGGCTTTCTTTGTGTCTGCAGGAATTCCAGTCAGTTTCTTAGCTACATTTCTTGTCGGACCTACCTTTGGCCTAACCATCAATCTAATCTCCCTCTTTGCCTTTATCCTAGTGCTGGGTATCGTCGTTGATGACGCTATCGTGGTTGGCGAAAGTGTCTTTTCTGAATTTCAACAGAGTGGGCCGGGAGTGCAATCTGCCATCCGGGGAACACATCGAGTTTCTACACCGGTTACCTTTGCCGTTTTAACTACGATCGTTGCTTTTACGCCTGTACTATTTCTTCCAGGATTAATGGGAAAGTTTTTTGCATCCATTCCATTAGTCGTAATTCCGACCCTCTTGTTTTCGTTGGTTCAAAGTAAACTCGTGCTGCCTTATCACTTGTCGCTTTGCCATGTTGGAGATCGTCAGCACCGTGATCAGCTTAACTTCTTTTCCCGGTTTCAGCGTAATTTCTCTGACGGGCTGGAGCGGTTCATAAAAAATGTTTATGATCCTCTTGTTGAGAAAGTCCTAGTGTATCGTTATGCAACCCTAGGCGGATTTATAGCCATCCTGATTGTTAGTATCGGAATTGTCGCAGGTGGTTGGATACGCTTCGTTCAATTTCCCAATGTGCCAAGTGACTTTATCTTGGTTCAATTGATGATGCCCGAAGGTACTTCATCAGAGGAAACGGCACGAGCCATTCGGCGGATTGATGATTCCCTCAATGAAGTGTCGCGAGATGCGTTAGGTCGTGGAGAAATTGATCCTGTCCTTCATAAGAGTGTGTCGATTGGGTATTTTACTATGACGGGTGGTCCAAATCCTGAGAGTACCTCTGTTGGAAGTAATATAGGTTCAGTGATTGTGGAGCTGGCAAAAAGCGAAGTACGCGATTCAGATGCCTTTCAGGTGGTTGATGCGTGGCGTGATAAGGTAGGGCAAATTCCTGGTGCCAGGTTGCTCACCTTCCAGGCGAGTGCTTCCGGTCCCGTTGGGTTGCCTATTAATATTCGCTTAACAGGTTCTGATCTGGATCAAATGAAGGAAGCGTCCATGGCGATTCAGGAGCATCTTCGTCAATACGCTGGCTTGAAAGATATTCGGGATACTAATGGCGAAGGGAAACCAGAGTTGAAAATTCGGTTGAAGGATAACGCTAGAACATTGGGGCTTAATTCAGCGGATCTAGGTCGGCAAGTAAGGCAGGCATTTTATGGAGGGGAAGCTCAACGAATTCAGCGAGACCAGGACGACGTCCGGGTAATGGTGCGTTATCCTAAGAGTGAGCGTGGATCCATTGGTAACTTGGAGAATATGTACGTCCGAACGCCCACTGGAACCTCCGTTCCTATCTCTGAAGTTGCGGACATTGATTTTGGAATTGGTTATTCAAGTGTAACGAGAATTGACCGTAAGCGGGTCATCAATGTGCAGGCCGATGCGGATAAAGAAATTGCAAATCCTACCGACATCAATCGGGCGCTGTATCCAGTTCATCCCATACAAAAGCGATTTATGCAGTTGGCTGGCATGGAAATAGAGCCCTCCATTCTAGATGAAATCTTGGCCGATTATCCTGGCGTTGAGGCGTTAAAGGATGGAGAGGCAAAGGATTTTGAGGAGCTGATTCCTGTTCTAGTTGGCGGAATGATTTTTGTGGTAATCATCATCTACACGCTGCTTGCAATTCCCTTTAAGAGTTATGTGCAACCTATTCTCGTGATATCGGCGATTCCCTTTGGAGTGGCAGGGGCCATTTTTGGCCATCTGCTAAACTTTCAGAATTTGGGCACGTTTCAGGATCTGAACATGCTTTCAATGTTAGGTATTATCGCTCTGTCTGGAGTGGTTGTAAATGACTCGTTGGTCCTTGTAGATTATATCAACAAGCTTCGAGAGAAAGGAGTTCCTCTGATAAAAGCGGTACATCTGGGAGGTATTGCCAGGTTTCGCCCCATTATCCTAACCTCTTTGACGACTTTTGTCGGGTTAGTTCCGATTCTTTTGGAGCGTTCTTTACAGGCTCAATTCTTGATCCCCATGGCAACTTCACTTTCTTTCGGTGTCCTGTTTGCCACATTCATTACACTGCTATTGGTTCCAGCTCTATATTTGATTCTTGAAGACTTAAAACGATTCTTCCGCAAGTTCTTTGGATGGGTGTTTGGTATATATGCACCAAAGCTAACAACGACTACGTCGGAAAGTGACAGGCCAGATCGTAGCTATGAGTGA
- a CDS encoding efflux RND transporter periplasmic adaptor subunit — protein sequence MNTRSDFKKGNILLKALLPIVFILFAVIFTVVVLLLKSEPPQAEVVKIYPRVEVQALKSEPLVLKVNSQGTVQPRTETILTTEVSGVIERISPKLLPGSFFKEGDVLLEIEKIEYEAAIANAQGRLAAAKLAYAQEENLSQQALLDWKEMGRGEPNDLALRKPQLEKAQADRLAAEAALEVAQRNLSKTTVRAPYDGRVQAKMVDVGQTVNARMTQLVRIFSVDVAEVRLPISTKQAGYIEIPERYRDGESQTAKPSVILSTTMGDKTWTWKGIIDRAEGVMDASTRQLFLVAKVDDPYGVSDEPSKPPLKVGQFVAAEIQGRSLGEGFVIPRAALKPGDVVHVIDEFDRLQVTSIQVAQAGVETVFVTAGLEDGDRLCLTQLGIVVDGMDVVVDTTNTSEAAR from the coding sequence ATGAATACTCGAAGTGATTTCAAAAAAGGTAACATCTTGCTCAAGGCTCTACTGCCGATTGTGTTTATACTCTTTGCGGTCATTTTTACGGTTGTGGTGCTCTTGCTGAAGAGTGAGCCGCCGCAAGCGGAGGTGGTTAAGATTTACCCACGCGTGGAGGTTCAGGCACTTAAGTCTGAGCCTTTGGTTCTGAAGGTGAATTCGCAGGGAACGGTTCAGCCTCGTACGGAAACCATTTTAACCACGGAAGTATCAGGTGTGATTGAACGGATATCACCCAAGCTTCTTCCCGGTAGTTTTTTCAAAGAGGGAGATGTACTTCTGGAGATTGAAAAAATCGAATACGAGGCTGCGATTGCAAATGCCCAAGGGCGTTTAGCTGCAGCGAAATTGGCCTATGCTCAGGAGGAGAACTTGAGTCAACAAGCACTGCTTGACTGGAAAGAAATGGGGCGTGGCGAACCCAATGATTTGGCCTTACGTAAACCGCAGTTGGAAAAAGCGCAGGCCGACAGGCTAGCTGCTGAGGCAGCATTAGAAGTAGCTCAACGCAACTTGTCTAAGACCACGGTGAGAGCACCCTATGACGGTCGAGTTCAGGCAAAAATGGTAGATGTTGGCCAGACTGTGAATGCGAGAATGACACAGCTGGTGCGTATATTCTCAGTGGATGTGGCCGAAGTCAGATTGCCCATTTCCACCAAGCAGGCAGGGTATATTGAAATTCCTGAACGCTATCGAGATGGAGAGTCTCAAACAGCAAAGCCTTCCGTCATTCTTTCAACTACCATGGGTGACAAAACGTGGACCTGGAAGGGCATTATTGATCGAGCAGAAGGAGTCATGGACGCCTCCACTCGGCAGCTGTTCCTGGTCGCCAAGGTGGATGATCCCTACGGTGTCAGCGATGAGCCTTCCAAGCCGCCATTGAAGGTAGGGCAGTTTGTGGCGGCAGAAATCCAAGGCAGGTCTTTAGGAGAAGGATTTGTGATTCCAAGGGCAGCGCTTAAGCCGGGAGATGTTGTTCATGTAATTGATGAGTTTGATCGATTGCAGGTTACTTCAATACAAGTCGCTCAAGCCGGTGTTGAAACGGTCTTTGTAACGGCAGGTCTCGAAGATGGCGACCGACTCTGTTTGACCCAACTGGGAATTGTTGTCGATGGAATGGATGTTGTTGTAGATACTACGAATACCTCGGAGGCAGCCAGATGA
- a CDS encoding efflux transporter outer membrane subunit yields MNSSLRSLSLFASLAMFSGCVTTSPESQNGLPQIQKHVPDNWSQSVVSGNLEEGWLSDFDDPQLIALIDNAFQQNPSLQAAMFRLQQAEASAQITGAIRYPSLGAGLSGNKQKQLFNPFGSFETTNYNLALSSQWEIDVWGKVRDQHSATIALLEASGYDASALRLTIISQIAKAWYNAKELLYQRDLAKRSAESFDSNLKILENRYQSGLVQAFDLRLSRSQAAVVRSQVSISEGALDQAIRLLETLVGDYPGRNIAVTKELPAAGKPIPAGMPASLLEARPDLRAAERRLAALGANFDLAKKNRLPDITLTGTLGQASSDLDDLLDSDRSVWSIAGNITAPLFRGGQLSAQRRQAEAQLNEQVSNYESAILNAFREVETALANQGYLVNLVDELSVAAEQSNKALEQAWLLYERGVLDITGVLDAERRSFETQSQSISSINRVIQNRIDLYVALGGGINLEEEE; encoded by the coding sequence ATGAACTCCTCACTTCGCAGCTTAAGTCTCTTCGCCTCCCTCGCCATGTTTTCAGGCTGTGTGACTACTAGTCCGGAATCTCAAAATGGACTGCCGCAGATTCAGAAGCATGTTCCGGATAATTGGAGCCAATCTGTCGTTTCCGGAAATCTGGAAGAAGGTTGGTTATCTGACTTTGATGATCCACAATTGATTGCATTGATTGATAATGCATTTCAGCAAAATCCTTCCTTGCAAGCGGCTATGTTCCGTCTTCAACAAGCGGAGGCCAGCGCACAGATTACCGGGGCAATCCGTTATCCGAGTTTAGGGGCGGGTCTTTCTGGGAATAAGCAAAAGCAACTGTTTAATCCCTTTGGTTCATTTGAAACTACGAACTACAATCTGGCTCTATCTTCTCAATGGGAGATCGATGTCTGGGGAAAGGTGCGCGATCAACATAGTGCAACGATCGCCTTGCTTGAAGCATCTGGCTACGATGCTTCCGCGCTCAGACTGACCATCATTTCTCAGATAGCGAAAGCCTGGTATAACGCTAAGGAATTACTGTATCAACGAGACCTGGCTAAGCGAAGCGCGGAGAGCTTTGATTCGAATTTGAAGATCCTGGAAAACCGTTATCAAAGTGGTTTAGTGCAGGCCTTCGATCTCCGCCTTTCAAGATCCCAGGCTGCAGTCGTGCGGTCTCAGGTAAGTATTAGTGAGGGTGCGCTGGATCAAGCTATTCGCCTACTGGAAACTTTGGTAGGCGATTATCCTGGAAGAAATATTGCAGTGACTAAGGAATTACCGGCTGCAGGAAAACCCATTCCTGCTGGAATGCCGGCATCCTTGTTGGAAGCACGTCCTGATCTTCGAGCAGCTGAGCGTCGACTGGCTGCCCTGGGCGCTAACTTTGATTTAGCAAAGAAAAATCGTCTGCCCGACATCACACTGACAGGAACTCTTGGGCAGGCCTCAAGTGACTTGGACGATCTCCTCGATTCCGACCGTTCCGTTTGGTCGATTGCAGGAAATATAACCGCACCCCTATTCAGGGGAGGGCAGTTGAGTGCTCAGCGTCGACAGGCAGAAGCCCAACTCAATGAACAAGTTTCTAATTACGAATCAGCCATTCTAAATGCATTCCGCGAAGTGGAAACTGCCCTGGCCAATCAAGGCTATCTGGTAAATCTGGTAGACGAGTTGAGCGTCGCAGCAGAGCAAAGTAATAAAGCGCTCGAGCAAGCCTGGCTCTTGTATGAGCGCGGGGTGCTCGATATAACAGGTGTGCTCGATGCCGAGCGTCGCTCCTTCGAAACGCAGAGCCAAAGCATTTCATCCATTAACCGTGTCATTCAAAACCGTATCGACCTCTACGTAGCGTTAGGTGGAGGTATCAATTTAGAAGAAGAGGAGTAA
- a CDS encoding TetR family transcriptional regulator — protein MNETQIKILDAAESEVADCGFAGASIRNITQRAGVNIASINYHFGSKEELIKQLFIYRITPLNDQRLAMLRQAQEKTIDGLVPVSELVDILVRPAVSKLMSKEGRRFAQAIARCMSEPLDFMCELDEEIFQEIFQTFLLAFQKALPELDMAAVMNKLHFIICSMVGFMMHFPRLQFIGRGMSGSDFDQFLDQYIDFIATGIESAPVHVTQ, from the coding sequence ATGAATGAGACGCAGATAAAGATCCTGGATGCGGCCGAGTCGGAAGTCGCTGACTGTGGTTTCGCGGGTGCGTCTATTCGGAACATCACGCAACGCGCGGGTGTAAATATTGCCTCCATCAATTACCACTTTGGTTCGAAGGAAGAATTAATTAAGCAGCTCTTCATCTATCGTATAACACCGCTGAATGATCAACGACTCGCGATGTTGCGTCAGGCCCAGGAGAAAACAATCGATGGTCTTGTGCCTGTAAGTGAGTTAGTTGATATCCTGGTAAGGCCTGCGGTATCTAAACTGATGTCAAAGGAAGGGCGTCGTTTTGCTCAGGCAATTGCGCGGTGTATGTCAGAGCCGCTCGATTTTATGTGCGAGTTGGACGAAGAGATTTTTCAGGAAATCTTTCAAACCTTCCTGCTAGCCTTTCAAAAAGCCCTGCCTGAACTTGATATGGCGGCGGTCATGAACAAATTGCACTTCATTATCTGCTCTATGGTCGGATTCATGATGCACTTCCCTCGGTTGCAATTTATTGGGAGAGGCATGAGTGGATCCGATTTCGATCAGTTTCTTGACCAATATATCGATTTTATCGCCACCGGGATTGAATCTGCCCCGGTGCATGTAACTCAATGA
- a CDS encoding nucleoside deaminase: MNNDPFMEAAIEEARKGLVEGGIPIGSVIVHDGKIIGRGHNRCIQSGSAILHGEMDALENAGRLPASIYRECTLYATLSPCSMCTGAILLYGIPKVIIGENQTFMGEEDLLRSKRVETVVIQIQECIDIMTSFVENNPSLWNEDIGTTP, from the coding sequence ATGAATAACGATCCATTTATGGAAGCCGCCATTGAAGAAGCCCGCAAAGGACTCGTGGAAGGAGGTATACCCATTGGCTCTGTGATTGTTCATGACGGGAAGATTATAGGCCGAGGGCACAATCGCTGTATTCAAAGCGGAAGCGCTATTCTTCATGGAGAAATGGATGCCTTGGAAAATGCGGGACGCTTACCGGCAAGCATTTACAGGGAATGCACACTCTACGCCACCCTCTCCCCTTGCTCCATGTGCACAGGAGCCATTCTACTCTATGGGATTCCCAAGGTGATCATCGGCGAAAACCAGACCTTTATGGGCGAAGAAGATCTTCTTCGTTCCAAAAGAGTCGAAACAGTCGTGATACAAATCCAGGAATGCATCGACATTATGACTAGCTTTGTAGAAAACAATCCAAGCTTGTGGAACGAAGACATCGGCACCACACCCTGA
- a CDS encoding alkaline phosphatase D family protein: MNKTTIFLSFLALTIGSSVHATYFGNGMKIGEVDQESAIIWTRLTRDAEFNMQGHMWIEYEVPPERGRKEYASRMPEGATLNDMAFSMPGIEGEVRLIYWPEDDTSNVVQKDWTPVNPNQDHTTQIQIDGLEPNTQYEIVLASRNTDGKLEASVTGEFKTAPAVSQEEEVTFTVVTCHDFIRRDDLVNGHNIYPSMARMVKPDFMVHAGDIEYYDKPDPWARSAELARHKWNRLFALPYQVDFYRQFASYFIKDDHETLKNDAWPGQNYGDLTWEQGLAIYREQVPMGEKTYRTIRWGKDVQIWMVEGRDFRSPNTMPDGPGKTIWGEEQKAWLFNSMKTSDASFKILISPTPIVGPDRGSKNDNHANEGFTWEGDQVREFLSTLDNTFVLCGDRHWQYATVHPETGVREYSAGSGSDLHAGGFKYSLRTEAHKFLRIEGGFLSVNVQREEGVPQVTFTHHDVDGNPVNVEVFKAE, from the coding sequence ATGAATAAAACGACCATATTCTTATCTTTCCTAGCACTGACAATTGGATCTTCAGTCCACGCCACTTACTTTGGAAACGGCATGAAGATTGGCGAGGTCGATCAAGAGTCTGCCATTATTTGGACCCGCCTCACTCGAGATGCCGAATTCAACATGCAAGGGCACATGTGGATTGAATACGAGGTGCCCCCAGAAAGGGGCAGAAAGGAATATGCCAGCCGCATGCCAGAAGGAGCCACCCTCAATGACATGGCATTCAGTATGCCTGGAATCGAAGGCGAAGTAAGACTCATTTACTGGCCTGAGGACGATACCAGCAACGTTGTTCAGAAAGACTGGACACCGGTTAATCCGAACCAGGATCACACAACGCAAATCCAGATAGATGGACTCGAGCCAAATACTCAATACGAGATTGTTTTAGCGTCTCGCAACACCGATGGAAAACTGGAGGCATCTGTCACCGGAGAATTTAAAACGGCTCCTGCGGTTAGTCAGGAAGAAGAAGTAACCTTCACCGTGGTCACCTGCCACGACTTCATCCGTCGGGACGATCTTGTAAATGGACACAACATCTATCCTTCGATGGCCCGTATGGTGAAGCCCGACTTTATGGTGCATGCCGGAGACATCGAATATTATGACAAACCAGATCCTTGGGCCCGTAGCGCCGAACTAGCACGCCACAAATGGAATCGCCTTTTCGCCCTCCCCTACCAAGTTGATTTTTATCGTCAGTTCGCTTCCTATTTCATCAAGGATGATCACGAGACCTTGAAGAACGATGCCTGGCCCGGACAGAACTACGGCGACCTCACTTGGGAACAGGGATTAGCCATTTACCGTGAACAAGTACCCATGGGCGAAAAGACCTATCGTACTATTCGCTGGGGAAAGGACGTTCAAATCTGGATGGTTGAGGGCCGTGATTTTCGCAGCCCTAATACCATGCCAGATGGTCCAGGGAAAACCATCTGGGGTGAAGAACAGAAGGCCTGGTTATTCAACTCGATGAAAACATCGGATGCTTCTTTCAAAATACTGATTAGTCCCACTCCCATAGTAGGTCCTGACCGTGGCAGCAAAAACGACAACCACGCAAACGAAGGATTCACCTGGGAAGGTGATCAGGTCCGTGAATTTCTCAGCACCTTGGACAACACCTTTGTACTTTGCGGGGATCGCCATTGGCAGTATGCCACCGTTCATCCAGAGACGGGAGTTCGTGAATACTCGGCTGGATCGGGATCGGACCTACACGCCGGAGGTTTTAAATATTCACTACGCACAGAAGCCCATAAATTCCTTCGTATCGAAGGAGGATTCTTGAGTGTGAATGTTCAACGCGAGGAAGGTGTGCCACAGGTCACCTTTACCCATCACGATGTGGATGGAAACCCGGTTAATGTGGAAGTTTTTAAGGCAGAGTAG